One region of Candidatus Acidiferrales bacterium genomic DNA includes:
- the pstB gene encoding phosphate ABC transporter ATP-binding protein PstB, whose translation MTTDRSQSYPLTNVVVPVESHQDSAESHTAAPPQVKISARNLNFYYGKFHAIKDVSLEISQNRVTAFIGPSGCGKSTLLRIFNRMYDLYPGQRVEGEVILDGENILTLKNIGLLRAKVGMVFQKPTPFPMSIYENIAFGIRLYERLPRSEMDGRVQDTLTKAGLWDEVKTKLHQSGLGLSGGQQQRLCIARALAVNPEVLLLDEPCSALDPISTAKIEELLFELKKNWTVVIVTHNMQQAARASDFTAFLLEGILIEYSVTSKLFTTPSDSRTEAYITGRFG comes from the coding sequence ATGACCACCGATCGCTCGCAAAGCTATCCTTTGACGAACGTTGTCGTGCCGGTCGAATCTCATCAAGATTCTGCAGAGTCGCACACCGCTGCTCCGCCGCAAGTCAAAATCTCGGCCCGCAATCTGAATTTCTATTACGGCAAATTTCACGCAATCAAAGATGTCAGCTTGGAAATCAGCCAAAATAGAGTTACGGCCTTCATTGGGCCGTCCGGATGCGGCAAATCGACTCTCTTGAGAATTTTCAACCGCATGTACGACCTTTATCCTGGCCAGCGTGTCGAAGGCGAGGTAATCCTCGACGGCGAAAATATTTTGACTCTCAAGAATATCGGCCTGCTTCGCGCAAAGGTCGGCATGGTCTTCCAGAAGCCGACGCCTTTCCCCATGTCGATATACGAGAACATTGCATTTGGTATTCGGTTGTACGAAAGGCTCCCGCGATCGGAGATGGACGGTCGCGTGCAAGATACCTTGACCAAAGCTGGTCTCTGGGATGAGGTCAAAACCAAGTTGCATCAATCCGGGCTCGGCCTCTCCGGCGGCCAGCAGCAACGCTTATGCATCGCTCGTGCGCTTGCCGTGAATCCGGAAGTCCTCCTGCTCGATGAGCCTTGCTCGGCTCTCGACCCGATTTCTACGGCAAAAATCGAAGAGCTGCTCTTCGAGTTGAAGAAAAATTGGACAGTCGTCATTGTGACTCATAATATGCAGCAAGCGGCGCGCGCCAGCGATTTCACGGCGTTTTTGTTGGAAGGCATACTGATCGAATACTCTGTCACGTCAAAGCTTTTCACCACGCCCTCGGATTCACGGACGGA